The window CCGTCACTTATGCAACGACTTTTTCTTTTCATAGATTTTAAATATTTAATCCACAAATAACAAAGGGTTTTAACTCAAAAATCAGAGATAAACACGGTGGTGTTCATGATTAAAGCAGTGTTCTTTGATTTTGTCGGGACTCTCTTAAGCAAAGAGAGCGAAGCCGTTACCCATCTCAAAATCATGGAAGAAGTTCTGAAGAATGCGAATGCAGAGGTTGAGGTTAATGCAAAACAGCTTTTGGAGGAGTATGAGCATCTCACAAAAGAAGAGTTCAGCAAATTGGCAGGAAAACCTTACAAGCCAATACGTATCATAGAAATTGAAACCCTCGAAAAGCTTGCCCAAAAATACAATTTTGAAGTTCCAGAGGATTTTTGGCAAACCCACTTGAAAATGCACCAACTCTATGGGAAACTCTATCCAGAAGTCGTTGAAACTCTAAAAGAGCTCAGAAAGAGAGGTTATCACGTTGGACTTATTACAGACTCAGATAATGACTATTTAAGAGCTCATTTAGAAGCATTGGGAATTCTTGACCTCTTTGACAGCATAACAACAAGTGAAGAGGCAGGATTCTTTAAGCCACATCCGAAAGTTTTCGAAATTGCACTTAAAAAAGCTGGAGTTAAAGGAGAAGAAGCAGTTTATGTTGGTGATAATCCTCTTAAGGACTGCGTTGGTGCGAGGCAAGTTGATATGATAAGCATCTTGCTTGATAAAACAGGAGAAAAGAGAGAGCTTTGGGGAGAGTGTGAGTTCATAATAAGCGACTTAAGGGAAGTTTTAGACATAGTATCTGAGATCTGAGGTCAGCAACGGCAGGGTTCATCATAACTCAGCCAGCGAAATTGTCATCATCCCTCTCTTTTCAGCTCAGCCTTTTCTTCGCCTCCCATAACCTTTGAAAGGCTGTAATCCAAGCTAAGACTGCAACAATGTAAACTCCCACATCCACTCTATTAAAGAGCGCTGCAATTATTAAAATCAGAAGTCTCTCAGCTCTCTCTGCAATACCCACAGCTAAAGTTCCACTTCCAGCAAGTTCTGCTCTGCATCTTTCGTAACTTACCAAATATGACCCAATTAGAGCTATGAATGCAATTTTCCAATCAACCAAACCACCATAAGCAATTCCAAATAAAACTGCCCCATCACTAACTCTATCAGTTGTTGAATCTAAAAACGCCCCAAAACGGGAAGTTCTGCCAGTTAGCCTTGCTAAAGTGCCATCAAGAGCATCAATTAATGAACCAAAGATTAGAGTTAATGCCGCTAATCTCTGCTCTCTCATAGCAAAGAAGTAAGCAGCTAATAGGGAGATCAGCATTCCAATAACAGTGAGCTGATTTGGAGTTAGGCCGATTTTTGCTAGAGGTCTAACGATTGTCTCTAAGTAACCTTTGAAAACTGGCCTGTATCTATTGAGCATCTCCCTCGACCTCTATCACTCTCTTCCCTCTTTCTTGGGGTATTATCTTAAGTCTAGCATTTTTGAATTCCTTCCTTAACCCTTCTCCATCTAAAAGTCTGTCTAAAAATACTGCTAACGCTGCAACCTCACTGTGAGGCTGATTTCCAATTGCAATGTTGTAATGAGCAAGCTCGTAAACTTCCCTCGGGACTTTTTCTGCTCCTACAACAACTAAGATGTTTTCTCCACACTTTAAATCTTCCTTGATTTTAGGCAGTGCGTCATCCACATGAATTCCATACATCGTGAGATGGACTATTTTTCCCTCCCATTCACGCATTATCTTTTTCCAGTGAGGGTCAAATTTTATGAAAAATGGTCCTCCCCAACGTTTTACAACATCTTCAACACTCTCTCTTACATGTTCATCTTCATCAGCTGCAATTATTATCCCATCAGCTCCAAAGGCCCTTGCGGTTAAAGCTACATGGGTTGTTATTCTTTTATCTCTCTCGGGTCTGTGGCCTAACCTAAGCACTACTATCATTTGTACACCCCCCTGAGGATATACCAGTACTTTCTAAAATCATCCGGCCAAGGCTTGTCTTTATAAAACTCGTAGAGCGCCTTAATTGTCTTCGCAATATCTTTATAATCATAGTTGAGAAACATTTCATTCAACTCTTTTTCAGGAGCTGAGGTTAGAATGAACAATGTGAATATTTGCTCATTCTCGTTCATTCCAGTAAGCATCAATGTAATCTTCGTCCTAAGCATTGGATTAAGCCTCTTTTCAACTTTCGTCATCAGCTTATCTTTGAGATTTGCGAGATAGTCAGGACCAACATCAATATGTTCATGTCCTCTCAACTCCTCTGGAGCCTGAGCAACAAGTTTGTAGTTCCCCTGTGTTAGAAGCTGGTAAATCTTGGGAAAGTATGGAGTTGCTATGTAATCCTCTCTGCTTCCGATAAATCCATGCCTAAAGTCTACAACATACCACTCCCCTCCGGAGTAGAACTCAGACAGCGGCCTTAAAGTGCAGTCTGTACCATTGTACAAGCTCACGATTCTTGCCGGCACATCAATGGATTTCATCATGGCCGTAAAAAGGAGTTGTCCTTCAGCATAGCTGATTTTGTTTTGCTGAAGTATCTTCTGTGGATCAATGGAAGCTGTTGTATCACCGAATTTGTAATGCTCAACAATCCATGTGTATATTTGTTTGCCTGCCTCTACTTCAGATTTTGATTTTAGAACAAGAGGTAAAGCATAGTTCCGCATGACACCAATGTCAACATAAGGTGTGGAGTTGAATTTCTTAATCCAGTAGCCATCTACGAGATATCTGTTCTCGATCCAATAATAGTTGTCTCCATATGCCCTTCTCAGTGTTTTATTGTTTGCAAGCCAAGGCTTCCATGTTACCTCTAAGTATCTGCTCTTAATTTCTTTCTTCTCTCTATCGTTCTCAAAGTAGCTAACAACGGTAGTTATGTATCCTGCCCGATACTCATATGGCGCTTTTATCAGATAAACCATGAGATAAGATTTCCCACCGTCTATTTTTTGAGGAACTTCTGTTTGGTTAACAATTTCCAACCCATCAGGAAGATTCAAAGAAATCTCACCTATTTCTATCGGCGCAGTCCCAACATTCCTCAATTCCAATGTTATGTTGAAAAGCTCCCCCCCTTCCACTGATTCGGGCATTTTTAAATTCACATAAAGCTCTCCGGATGGAATCTCGCTTTCCTCTTTAACAACTGTTATTGTAAACTCATGATAAAATCCCTTCCATGTCCTATGGAGTTCATCAACAAGCTCCAATGGCACTCCTATTGTGTATACTCCAGGTTTATCAGGGGCTTTTACTATCCACACAAGCTCAGCTTTTTGCCCCACCTTTAATGGAGCAGGAAACTTGGGGTTCTGCAGGATTTTAAAGTTTGGATTATTAATCATCAAATTCGCATCAATAAACGCAACTTTTCCTGTGTTGTTGATAGTCACAATTATATGAAAAGTCCCTCCGGCTTTTACAACCGTTCTATCAACCTCAAAAGTAACCACAGCCGGTTGCTTAATCAGACACCCCGATGCAAAAATTATCAAAAGCAGGAGGATGGCAGATTTTTTCAATTAGCTCACCTTTTTAGTTCATGAAGGAGGATTGCCAACTCACCGAGCTCGCCGATTTCCCACCTAACATTAATCGGTGTTCCTACCTCAATTTCCTTTTTGCTCAGCCCTGGCTCAGTTCCACCAAAGATAAACATCACCTTCTTCTCTTTCACTTTTTCCCTCAGCTCTTCCCAATTAGCTGGTTCTCCAAACTTCGTGACTGTATAAATTTCGTCGGGCTGGACCACCTCAATGGCATCAGGCAAATCTCCCACGATTAAGACATTTTTACCTTTCTTGAATGCTTCCTTATGTATTTCTGGCACTCCCATTTGTGCCGCTGTGCCGGTAGGCTTTGAAATCACTAATAGGTCAACATCAAAGCCAAAAGCTATTTTAGCAAACTCCTCAAGCTTCCTTGTTGCATTGATGTTGTGATACACAACGATTATCATTCTCTCACCTCCAAAGGCTCTTTAAAGGATTGAACCTTAATAATCTTTAGGTGGTTAGAATGATTACACTAACTACAGACTTCGGAATCAAAGGGCCATATGTTGGGGAGATGAAAGGAGCCATCTTAGGCATAAATCCCAAAGCGACGCTCATCGATATAACTCACGCAATCACCAGACACAGCATTCTTGAAGGCTCTTTTGTAATGGAGCAAGTTGTGAAATACTATCCAAAAGATACAATTCACATTGGAGTTATTGATCCCGGAGTAGGTACTGAGAGGAAAGCGCTGATCATAGAAGGAGATCAGTTCTTAGTGGTTCCAGACAACGGCCTAGCTACTCTTCCACTAAAGCACATAAATCCAACGGCAGCCTATGAGATTGATATTAAAAAGATTGAGGCAATAATTGGGAGAAAAATCAGCTCAACCTTCCACGGAAGAGACGTCTTTGGTCCAGCGGGAGCTCTGCTGGATTTAGGCTATGAACCTTCCCGCTTAGGAAAAGAGATCAGCTTGGACGAGATAATAAAGCTTGATTTAGAGCCAAAGCAGAAAGATGGGAAATGGATTTTGAAAGTGATTTACATAGATGACTTTGGCAATGTGATTCTCAACTTAGAGAATTACGAAAGACCAAAATACGTTGAGGTTAAAGGGTTTAAAATCCCCTATCTTGATACCTATGGACAAGTTGGAAAAGGTGAGCTTTTGGCTCTGCCAGGGAGTCATGACTACTTGGAGATAGCTGTCAATCAAGGTTCAGCCGCTGAAGTTTTAGAAGTCAAGGTTGGTGATGAGCTGGAGGTGAAGCTGATATGAGGGGGCTTTTCGTTGGGCGTTTTCAGCCCTTCCACAACGGACATCTGAAAGCTTTGGAGTTCATATTTAAGCATGTTGATGAGCTCATAATTGGCATTGGGAGCGCGCAAGTTAGTCACACATTGAAGAATCCCTTCACCACAAGCGAAAGGATGGAAATGATTCTTAGAGCTCTGGATGAGGCTGGAATCGACAGGAGGAGGTATATGCTCATTCCTCTCCCAGATATAAACTTTAACGCCATATGGGCTCTTTACGTTGAGTCCCTCGTCCCAAAGTTTGAGGTAGTCTTTACAGGAAACTCTTTAGTGGCACAACTCTTTAGGGAAAGGGGCTACAAGGTTATAGTTCAGCCAATGTTTAGAAAAGACATTCTCTCAGCAACGGAGATAAGGAGGAGAATGATTGAAGGGGAACCTTGGGAGGAACTAGTACCAAAAGCTGTTGCTAAGTATATCAAGGAAATAAAAGGTGTCGAGAGAATCAAGATGCTCGCAACAAACTTGGAGGAAAATGAGAAAGAACTTCAGACACCGATTAGGATTCCTGAGTTTTAGTTTTTGATGATATCTTCTCAAATTTTATGAAAAGTGCACTTATCATTAAAAACAGCACTAAGCTAACGAAATAGGGTAGCGTAGGTTTTATACTTGCCAATGCTCCAGCAAGAAATGGTGTGAAAAGCCCTATAACCCTTCTGTAGCTTGACAAGGCCGCGTGGAATTCGCTTGCCTTCTCATTGGGAATTAAAGAGAACATCCAAGAGCGGTAAAATGGGAACCAAAGGGTGCTTCCAAACGCTTCGACCCCGTAGACAACTAATGCTAGCCAGAACGGCGGCGAAAGGGACATAACTAGGGCATAAACCGCGCTGAGAAACATCCCAAAACTAATCGCCTGGAAGCCCCTTCCCTTTGGAACCCTTTCGCTGGCATAGGTGCCTATTATTGAAGCGAGACTGCTCGCGCAGGCAATCAGCGTCACCTCGAAGACAGTCTTGTGGAGCACAAAGACGACGTAATTAAGGAGGACTATTTCGGGGGCAAGCGACCAAGCTAAAGTGAGCAGGGCCTCAAACAGAAGCAGGAACTTAAACTCGTCCGCTTTGAATGTAAACCCTTCAGGCGTAATTCTCTCTTCCTTTCCGACTGACGGGAGGAAGAGCCAGATGTAGGCTATCGTGAAGACTGAGAGGAGACCGAAAGCTATGAATGCCATCCTGTAGTGCTCGGCATTGTTCCAGACGTAGCCGAAGAGGTAGCCGAGTATCGGGAAGGTTATCAGCCTGCTAATCTCTGGCAGGCGTAGATGCCAGGCGAAGATCTCTTCGTATTTGTCAGCCGGATATATAATCTGCTCGTAGGCTCGGTAGAGAGGGTAGAGAACCGTTGAGAGCTTTTCAATGGTTCTGCCCGCGAAGAGCATAAGTGGGGCTATTGCGCCCTTTGCAAAGCTGTAGAGGATGTAGGCTATCCCATCGAGGGCGTCAATAACTATTAATCCCTTCTTAATGTCCCACCGGTTGAATGCCCTTCCGAGGAGGTAAGTCAATGGAATCGCGGCAATGTTGACTGCCGTGAAGAAAGCCCCAACTTCAAGGACTGAATAACCTGAGTACATCATGTAGAGCGGAAGCAGATACCATACGATGAGCTGTGGAGCTATGATTGTATGGTAGAGGATGTAAGTTTTAGCATCTCTGGGAATTTCGCCCCATTTCATTGAGACACCTATGAAATTTTGATGCTTTCCGTTAAAAATCCTTCTAAAACTTAAAAGAAAGGTTAAAGAACCCTATTCCTAAAATCCACCGCATCCTTGACAGTCCACTCTTTCACTACCTTCGGGTCATCTTGGCTCACCTTTTTCCAAAACTTCAAACTCTCGAAATCAAACATTGTCCTCACCAAATAACAATAATGTGCTCAAAGTAGAATTCATGAGTGGTCAAAATAGGACAGATATCATTTTCAACAAGTCTGAAAGTTTAGAATTGTTTAGTTTTTAAGTTCATCAGAGATAAAATAGTCGGTGATTTAAACGGCAGCCGTTGAGGGATACACCTCCGGAAAGATTATAAAGGAAGCTAAGATTGCTCTCTTGAGTCTCAAGTTCATTAGGCTACCAATTATCGGAAAACCCCTTGAGATTGTAGGGGAGTTATTGTGGAGGGATGCTAATGAAGCTCATGAGGAAGATTGACCTTAAAAACTCTGAAACACGCCATCTCGTTATTCTCCTTGTGATCACGCTCATCACATTCACTGCGGTTTTAGCCTTGCCAGTTAGGCTAATTGAACCTGATGATAACACATATTATGTGGCTATGAAGGCATTTGCTGAGGGCAAGTTAACACTAACGCGCAGTGAATACTTACAGTTTCAAAAGGAAGTTAAAGACATTGGAACCTACCACTTCGGAGTGCAATATGTGAGAATTAGTTTTGACAAATTTGCCTTAGAGAAAGCTCCGGCGTATCCTTTCATACTTGCTCTTTTCCACAAGCTTGGGCTTGAGAGAGCAGTAAATCTAATATTAGGGCTTTTAGCACTAATTGTTTTCTACAAGTTTTTGTCCCTTGCCTATGGGCCGAGAACGGCTTTCTTTTCATCGCTAATCCTTCTTTTCAATGCAACCTTCTTGGGAATGTTCTACAGGATTTACATGTCCGACTTTGCGAGCATGGTGTTTGTGCTCATCGGCGTAGCGCTATATTACATGGCTCTTGAAAGAGATAAACAAGCAATTGCAGTGCTTTCGGGTCTTAGTTTAGGAACAAGTGTGGCAATAAGATATACAAACGTAGTAACTACCCTGCAATCCTGCTCTATGCGCTCTGGCTCTTGAAAAAGGGCATGAAAAGGCCGCTTAGACACTTCGGCTTACTAATCCTAGGTTCAATTCCACCTGCAATTTTGCTCATGACATACCATTACATAGTTTTTGGAAGCCCATTTACAGCAGGCTACGCCTACACAATTGGCTACACAAACTTTGCTTTCCAATTTATGTTAAAGGGAGAGTGGCACAAAGCTTTTGTAATACTCCAGAGAAACTTGCTAATTCACCCAAAGCTCCTTTTTGAGGGTTTTCCATCAATCTTCTTACTTCCAGCAGGTTTATATTTCGCACGAAGAACACGCTCATTGCATCCTTTGGCACCGCTCTTGCTCTTGTGGTTCTTAGCATACTTTGGCTTATACTTCCAATACGATTGGCTCCGTGTTGATGCATACATCTTCCAAACAAGATTTTACCTCCCATTCGCCCCAGTTCTCGCGGCTTCAGCGGGAGTATTGATAGCAAGCCTTTTAGATGAGAAAACACCCAAAGAAATTAAAGCATTGGGCTATACGCTCCTTGGCTTCATATTGCTGGTGGATTTATCTTCATTTGTAAGTTTTGTGGCCCATTACGTCCTTAATTTTAGATTTGGACAGCCTTTACTGCCTCCTCCTTTTAGGCCTTGAATTTGAGAGAGTACACCGCTACGTTTGGGTTGTCGAAGTTGAAACATCCTGAAGCATTCTTAACATTAAGACTCCACTTCCAATACCCAGCCAAAATGCTCCAAGTGCTAGCAGTGAGACACTAAACCCATGCTCAATAAGAAGTGCAAAGGTTAACTGCGAGAGAGGGATTATCAGCGTTGCCAGGGCGTCAAAAACTCCTCTAAATGTTCCCAAGCTTTCCATTGGGATGACCTTCTGAAAGAGGCTGCTCATTGAGATGTTCAACGCTTGCCCTCCTATGCCCAAGAGAAGCATTCCTGCGAAGAGGAGATAAACACTGGGCAAACCGAGAAGAAGAATCGCGAGACTCTCAAAGGCCATGCCGACGAATATCGCCATCCTGAGGTCGTTTCTTGCTATGAATATTGCCAGCGAAATCGCGGCTAACAGTCCCCCAATGTTTCTAACTGACTGCAGGCTTCCATAGAGGAGTCCCCCAAAGCTTGCACTCTTAAGAGAACTAAAGACAAAAATCCTCGAAGAAGCTATCGCGAAATTGAAGAGCAAGAGTGTAGCGATAAAGCCGACGATTAATTTTCTGTCCATGGTCATGCTCGTGGGCTCTTCCTGTGGGCTTTCTTTCCTTGTGACTTCAACACCAAGGTAGGGCAAGAGTGCGAGAGCACCCATGAGAAGGAAGAGCGCATCGAGGATCATAAGCCCAATTCCAAAGCGATAAGCTAAGAAGCCGACTATCGGGAAGGAGA of the Thermococcus sp. M39 genome contains:
- a CDS encoding MFS transporter translates to MTLEGDELQRLNAKIESVSEATSLLSFPIVGFLAYRFGIGLMILDALFLLMGALALLPYLGVEVTRKESPQEEPTSMTMDRKLIVGFIATLLLFNFAIASSRIFVFSSLKSASFGGLLYGSLQSVRNIGGLLAAISLAIFIARNDLRMAIFVGMAFESLAILLLGLPSVYLLFAGMLLLGIGGQALNISMSSLFQKVIPMESLGTFRGVFDALATLIIPLSQLTFALLIEHGFSVSLLALGAFWLGIGSGVLMLRMLQDVSTSTTQT
- the pgsA gene encoding archaetidylinositol phosphate synthase — encoded protein: MLNRYRPVFKGYLETIVRPLAKIGLTPNQLTVIGMLISLLAAYFFAMREQRLAALTLIFGSLIDALDGTLARLTGRTSRFGAFLDSTTDRVSDGAVLFGIAYGGLVDWKIAFIALIGSYLVSYERCRAELAGSGTLAVGIAERAERLLILIIAALFNRVDVGVYIVAVLAWITAFQRLWEAKKRLS
- a CDS encoding nicotinamide-nucleotide adenylyltransferase, translated to MRGLFVGRFQPFHNGHLKALEFIFKHVDELIIGIGSAQVSHTLKNPFTTSERMEMILRALDEAGIDRRRYMLIPLPDINFNAIWALYVESLVPKFEVVFTGNSLVAQLFRERGYKVIVQPMFRKDILSATEIRRRMIEGEPWEELVPKAVAKYIKEIKGVERIKMLATNLEENEKELQTPIRIPEF
- a CDS encoding tRNA (cytidine(56)-2'-O)-methyltransferase — encoded protein: MIVVLRLGHRPERDKRITTHVALTARAFGADGIIIAADEDEHVRESVEDVVKRWGGPFFIKFDPHWKKIMREWEGKIVHLTMYGIHVDDALPKIKEDLKCGENILVVVGAEKVPREVYELAHYNIAIGNQPHSEVAALAVFLDRLLDGEGLRKEFKNARLKIIPQERGKRVIEVEGDAQ
- a CDS encoding transglutaminase domain-containing protein; its protein translation is MKKSAILLLLIIFASGCLIKQPAVVTFEVDRTVVKAGGTFHIIVTINNTGKVAFIDANLMINNPNFKILQNPKFPAPLKVGQKAELVWIVKAPDKPGVYTIGVPLELVDELHRTWKGFYHEFTITVVKEESEIPSGELYVNLKMPESVEGGELFNITLELRNVGTAPIEIGEISLNLPDGLEIVNQTEVPQKIDGGKSYLMVYLIKAPYEYRAGYITTVVSYFENDREKKEIKSRYLEVTWKPWLANNKTLRRAYGDNYYWIENRYLVDGYWIKKFNSTPYVDIGVMRNYALPLVLKSKSEVEAGKQIYTWIVEHYKFGDTTASIDPQKILQQNKISYAEGQLLFTAMMKSIDVPARIVSLYNGTDCTLRPLSEFYSGGEWYVVDFRHGFIGSREDYIATPYFPKIYQLLTQGNYKLVAQAPEELRGHEHIDVGPDYLANLKDKLMTKVEKRLNPMLRTKITLMLTGMNENEQIFTLFILTSAPEKELNEMFLNYDYKDIAKTIKALYEFYKDKPWPDDFRKYWYILRGVYK
- a CDS encoding MFS transporter — encoded protein: MKWGEIPRDAKTYILYHTIIAPQLIVWYLLPLYMMYSGYSVLEVGAFFTAVNIAAIPLTYLLGRAFNRWDIKKGLIVIDALDGIAYILYSFAKGAIAPLMLFAGRTIEKLSTVLYPLYRAYEQIIYPADKYEEIFAWHLRLPEISRLITFPILGYLFGYVWNNAEHYRMAFIAFGLLSVFTIAYIWLFLPSVGKEERITPEGFTFKADEFKFLLLFEALLTLAWSLAPEIVLLNYVVFVLHKTVFEVTLIACASSLASIIGTYASERVPKGRGFQAISFGMFLSAVYALVMSLSPPFWLALVVYGVEAFGSTLWFPFYRSWMFSLIPNEKASEFHAALSSYRRVIGLFTPFLAGALASIKPTLPYFVSLVLFLMISALFIKFEKISSKTKTQES
- a CDS encoding RecB-family nuclease; translated protein: MIIVVYHNINATRKLEEFAKIAFGFDVDLLVISKPTGTAAQMGVPEIHKEAFKKGKNVLIVGDLPDAIEVVQPDEIYTVTKFGEPANWEELREKVKEKKVMFIFGGTEPGLSKKEIEVGTPINVRWEIGELGELAILLHELKR
- a CDS encoding TIGR02253 family HAD-type hydrolase, producing MIKAVFFDFVGTLLSKESEAVTHLKIMEEVLKNANAEVEVNAKQLLEEYEHLTKEEFSKLAGKPYKPIRIIEIETLEKLAQKYNFEVPEDFWQTHLKMHQLYGKLYPEVVETLKELRKRGYHVGLITDSDNDYLRAHLEALGILDLFDSITTSEEAGFFKPHPKVFEIALKKAGVKGEEAVYVGDNPLKDCVGARQVDMISILLDKTGEKRELWGECEFIISDLREVLDIVSEI
- a CDS encoding S-adenosyl-l-methionine hydroxide adenosyltransferase family protein; translation: MITLTTDFGIKGPYVGEMKGAILGINPKATLIDITHAITRHSILEGSFVMEQVVKYYPKDTIHIGVIDPGVGTERKALIIEGDQFLVVPDNGLATLPLKHINPTAAYEIDIKKIEAIIGRKISSTFHGRDVFGPAGALLDLGYEPSRLGKEISLDEIIKLDLEPKQKDGKWILKVIYIDDFGNVILNLENYERPKYVEVKGFKIPYLDTYGQVGKGELLALPGSHDYLEIAVNQGSAAEVLEVKVGDELEVKLI
- a CDS encoding glycosyltransferase family 39 protein; the protein is MKLMRKIDLKNSETRHLVILLVITLITFTAVLALPVRLIEPDDNTYYVAMKAFAEGKLTLTRSEYLQFQKEVKDIGTYHFGVQYVRISFDKFALEKAPAYPFILALFHKLGLERAVNLILGLLALIVFYKFLSLAYGPRTAFFSSLILLFNATFLGMFYRIYMSDFASMVFVLIGVALYYMALERDKQAIAVLSGLSLGTSVAIRYTNVVTTLQSCSMRSGS